Sequence from the Streptomyces sp. NBC_00440 genome:
GCTGAGAACAACTGGTTGACGGACTTGTCGGCCTCCAGCGACGCCCACTTCGGGCTCGCCGGGGTGGCCCGGGAGTTCAACGCGGCCTCGAAGAAGCCCTTCTTGAGCGGGGCGGCCTTGGCCATGGCCTTCTTGTTCGCCTCGGAGCTGTTCGGATTCCAGCCGTCGTGTCCGACGATCCACTTGTCCTGGACGGTGGGGCTCGCTGCGATCTTCATCCACTGGAGCGCCAGATCCTGCTGCTTGCTCTTGGCCGCCACGCCCCACACGGCGCCGCCCAGCATCACCGGCTGCGCCTTGCCCGAGGTGCCCGGCAGCGGGAAGGATCCCAGGTCGGCGTCCGTGAGCTTGGGATTGGCCTTCTCGATCTGGGGTATCTGCCCGCTGGTCGCGGTGATGGCGCCTGCCTTGCCGTCGGCGAAGACCTGGAGCTGGTCCGGGTTCATCGTGTCGACCGTGCGGGAAGCGGGCGCCGAGTACGCGTTCTGGAACTTCTTGAACGCGGCGAGACCGGCCTGCGCCCCGGCGGAACCGAAGCCACCCGTCCACTTGTCGTTCTTCCGGGTGGCGATCTCGCCACCCGCGTCCCAGATGAACTGCAGGCCGGTGGCCCAGTGCTGGCCGGGCAGATAGAACGGCGAGAAGTCGGAGGCCTTGTTGGCGGCCTTGACCTTGTCCAGGGCCGCTGTCAGCTCGGCGTAGGTCTTCGGAGCCTTCTTGACACCGGCCTTCGCCCACATCGTCTTGTTGTAGATCACCGAACGAGCGGCGGCGAAGCCCGGCACGGCGTACAGCCTGCCGTCGACCGTCGAGGGGTCCTCCAGACCGGGCAGCCAGTCCTGTCCCTGCTTGAGGTCCTTGGCGTACGAGGTCAGATCCATCAGGCCACCACTGGAGGCGTAGCTCGCGACCTGGGTGTTGCCGAGGTCCAGGACGTCCGGCGGGGAGTCGGTGGCCAGCGCCGTCGTGAGCTTGGTGGCGATGCCGTCCCAGGCCTGGGTCTCGAACGTGACCTTGGCGCCGGTCTTCTCGGTGAACTCCTGCTTCATCGCCTTGAGCGACTCGGGGGAGTAGTCGTCCTGCATGACCCAGACGGTCAGGGTCTTGCCCTGGCCCTTCGCGCCGGAGACCTTCTGCTCCGCGCCACCGGAGCCGCCCGCTCCGGAGCCGTGGCAGGCAGTCAGGGTGAGAACCGAGGCCAGGCCGAGGGCGCCGGCCGCGGCGAACCGTGAATGTTTCATCGCAACTCCTGTGAGTGATGAGGGAGGATCAAGCGGGGGAGGGGCACGCGGGTGTGGACGAATGGCGCGGGTCAGAACACTCCGAGCTCCGCGGCGAGCACCAGGCACGCCCCGCCGAGCAGGGTCAGATCGGTGTCCCCGGCGAGGGAACGGATGTCGAGGGAGGTGTTGACCGGGCCCAGCGTGCGGGCCCGCACGATCTCCCTCGCGGCGTCCAGGAATTCGCCGTCGACCAGCTCGGGAGGGCCGGTCAGCACGATCTCGTTCAGGTTCAGGACGCTGATGATCGGGGCGAGTACGGTCCCGAGCGCCCGGCCGGCCTCCGACCGCAGGGCGGGCCACCGCTCCTCGGCTGCGAGCTCCAGCCGCCTGCCCAAGGGGCCTGCGGAGATGGCCAGATCGAGGCAGCCGCGCCGCCCGCACATGCACAGTTCGCCGTCCTCGTCGACGGTGACGTGCCCGAGCTCGCCCGCCGCGAACTGCTCCCCCTCGACTCGTTCGCCGCCGACGATCAGCCCGGCGCCGACGCCGTGCTCGATCGAGATCACCATGAGGTTCTGCGTCCGCGCGTCCCGGAAGTGCAGTACCCCCAGGGCCGCGAGGTTCACGTCGTTGCCGACGTACGCCGGGATGCCGAAGCGTGCCGTCAGTTCGGCCGCCAACGGCAGGTCGGTCCAGCCGAGATGGGCGGCGAGGCGGATGGTCCCGGTGTCGTCGATGATGCCCGGTGAGCCGACGCCGATCCCGAGGATCCGGCGCGGCGCCGCCTCGACCAGCTCGGCTGCGAGCGTGAGTACCAGTTCGTGGGCGGCCGGTCCGAGGGCGTCGCCGAGCGGCATGTCCAGGCGCTCGACGGCCTCGCCCCGCAGGTTGAGCACCGCGCCGCTGAACCGGTCGTTGTGCGACAGGTCGAGGACCACGAGGCTCACCGCGTCGTCCTCGATGCGGACGAGGCTCGCGGGCTTGCCGATCCGGGCGCCGTCCTGCCGGGGGCCGATGTGGGCGACGAGCCCGTCCTCCTCCAGGTCCGCGACGAGCGCGGAGACGGTCGGCGCGGTCAGCCCGGTCGCCCGCGCGATCTCCGAACGGCTCCTGGGGCCCTCGTGGTAGAGCGTCGCCAGCACGAGCGACCTGTTGTGCACCCGGCTGTCCAGCGTGCTGGCCTTGGTCCGCTCCGGAGGCCGCCGCTCCAGCGCAGGCACCTGGAGAAGACTGCGCTGCGGACGGCGGGGCCCGGCAGGGGGAACGGCGGATTCGGCCATGGAGGGAGAACGCTTCCTAAAGAGGCTTTACTTAAGATGTTTTAGATATTCAGGTGCGCTCCTGCCGGCGTCAAGAGGGAGGGACGGAGAATTTCGGCTGCGAGGAAGGTTGTTGACGTTTGATCCGCTCAGTCGCGGTAGCGGGAACGGCCCACCGCGGCGGCGAGCGTCAGCGGGACTGTCAGGACCGCGGCCGTCAGGAAGAGGCGTTGGTAGGCGTGGTGTTCGGCGGGCACAGCGGCGAGTGCGCTCGCAAGCGCGCTGCCCACGTACAGAGCCAGGCCGAACAGCGCGATGCCGGTGGCGCGGGCGGTGGGGGAGAGGGCGGTCGCCCAGGACTGGACCGTCGAGTGCATGAACGACCAGCCGCCGCCCAGCAGCAGCGCGGTCACCACCAGCGCCGGAATGGACCTGTTCGCGGCCGCGAGGCCGAAGGCCGTGGCCAGCTGGATTCCGCCGGCCACGATGAGCCGTACCGGTGTCCACCGGCCGACCAGCCGCTTGACCAGCCGGGCAGCTCCCATCGAACCGACGCCGTACAGCGCGGAGACCGCACCCGCCAGCGTGTCCGACGCGCCCTGGGCCTCGACGGCCGGCGCCACGTACGTCAAGAAGCCGAGCAGGACGGCGCCCTCCAGCATCGCGACGGCCATCACGTACCACTGCCACCGCGAACGCAGCACCACGCGGATCGGGGTGAGCAGCCCGCCCGCCGCCCGGCGCGGGGGCTCCGGCAGCCTGCGCAGAGCGACGACCAGGTAGACGGCCGACAGTCCGGGGAGGGCGAACACCAGCCGCCAGCTCACGTAGTGGGCCAGAGCCCCGGCGACCACCGTGGCCACCGCGGTGCCCAGGGCGAACGCGGTCATCAGCTCGCTCAGCGGACGTTGCCGGACGGCCGCCGGGACGGTGTCGCCGACGTACGTGATGGACGCCGCGATGGACGCGGCGAAGAAGGCGCCGGCCGCTGCACGCGCGACGATCAGCGCCGGGGCGTCGGGCGCGAGCACGGAACACAGCGAGGCGAGCGCCGCCCCGCCGAGCGAGACACGCAT
This genomic interval carries:
- a CDS encoding MFS transporter, giving the protein METPTSDPPGPALPVTARGDAVPQIAGLPAASLRLLRAAGFVSNFDRFCITPMLLLIGNRLGASLPTVMLAASGYFLCYGLMQPVWGLASDRIGRVRVMRVSLGGAALASLCSVLAPDAPALIVARAAAGAFFAASIAASITYVGDTVPAAVRQRPLSELMTAFALGTAVATVVAGALAHYVSWRLVFALPGLSAVYLVVALRRLPEPPRRAAGGLLTPIRVVLRSRWQWYVMAVAMLEGAVLLGFLTYVAPAVEAQGASDTLAGAVSALYGVGSMGAARLVKRLVGRWTPVRLIVAGGIQLATAFGLAAANRSIPALVVTALLLGGGWSFMHSTVQSWATALSPTARATGIALFGLALYVGSALASALAAVPAEHHAYQRLFLTAAVLTVPLTLAAAVGRSRYRD
- a CDS encoding ROK family transcriptional regulator; translated protein: MAESAVPPAGPRRPQRSLLQVPALERRPPERTKASTLDSRVHNRSLVLATLYHEGPRSRSEIARATGLTAPTVSALVADLEEDGLVAHIGPRQDGARIGKPASLVRIEDDAVSLVVLDLSHNDRFSGAVLNLRGEAVERLDMPLGDALGPAAHELVLTLAAELVEAAPRRILGIGVGSPGIIDDTGTIRLAAHLGWTDLPLAAELTARFGIPAYVGNDVNLAALGVLHFRDARTQNLMVISIEHGVGAGLIVGGERVEGEQFAAGELGHVTVDEDGELCMCGRRGCLDLAISAGPLGRRLELAAEERWPALRSEAGRALGTVLAPIISVLNLNEIVLTGPPELVDGEFLDAAREIVRARTLGPVNTSLDIRSLAGDTDLTLLGGACLVLAAELGVF
- a CDS encoding extracellular solute-binding protein; the encoded protein is MKHSRFAAAGALGLASVLTLTACHGSGAGGSGGAEQKVSGAKGQGKTLTVWVMQDDYSPESLKAMKQEFTEKTGAKVTFETQAWDGIATKLTTALATDSPPDVLDLGNTQVASYASSGGLMDLTSYAKDLKQGQDWLPGLEDPSTVDGRLYAVPGFAAARSVIYNKTMWAKAGVKKAPKTYAELTAALDKVKAANKASDFSPFYLPGQHWATGLQFIWDAGGEIATRKNDKWTGGFGSAGAQAGLAAFKKFQNAYSAPASRTVDTMNPDQLQVFADGKAGAITATSGQIPQIEKANPKLTDADLGSFPLPGTSGKAQPVMLGGAVWGVAAKSKQQDLALQWMKIAASPTVQDKWIVGHDGWNPNSSEANKKAMAKAAPLKKGFFEAALNSRATPASPKWASLEADKSVNQLFSAVASGKKSPADAARIFDAAVDKALNASG